The Bos indicus isolate NIAB-ARS_2022 breed Sahiwal x Tharparkar chromosome X, NIAB-ARS_B.indTharparkar_mat_pri_1.0, whole genome shotgun sequence genome has a window encoding:
- the LOC139180944 gene encoding melanoma-associated antigen B1-like: MPRRQKSKHRGCEKRRQARMETKDLGNAQAAATPTPTSGSMPPGSPPAGAGQKPQGAAATSSPVAGASCPRSKARGRGQVEERENSSRASTSVKTAPLDPLTEKAGVLVNFLLDQFKMKEPIRKIDMLNLFHKRYKTRFPEILRRAAKCMELAFGLELKEVKPNGYSYTVVSKIGLISDEVLSSSCEVPKNGLLMPLLNVIYVNGNHASEADVWEFLNVLGIYDGKQHVIFGDPRKLITEEWVQQNYLVYRQIPDSDPLSYEFLWGSRAYAETSKMKVLEFLAKISSTIPSAFPFHYAEALGEEKRSRGRSLVRSRGAARATARSRVPPRDPSSAQ; the protein is encoded by the coding sequence ATGCCTCGGAGGCAGAAGAGCAAGCACCGTGGGTGTGAGAAACGCCGCCAGGCACGCATGGAGACCAAGGATCTCGGGAATGCTCAGGctgctgccacccccacccctacttcTGGGAGTATGCCCCCAGGCTCCCCACCTGCCGGTGCGGGCCAGAAGCCTCAGGGAGCTGCAGCCACTAGCTCTCCTGTTGCAGGGGCTTCATGCCCAAGATCTAAAGCACGTGGCAGGGGCCAAGTTGAGGAACGTGAAAATTCTTCCCGGGCCTCAACCTCTGTTAAGACCGCTCCTCTAGATCCTCTGACCGAGAAGGCAGGAGTGTTGGTCAATTTCCTGCTTGATCAGTTTAAGATGAAAGAGCCCATTAGGAAGATAGATATGCTGAATCTTTTTCACAAAAGGTACAAGACACGCTTCCCCGAGATCCTCAGGAGAGCAGCTAAATGCATGGAGCTGGCATTCGGTCTTGAATTGAAGGAAGTCAAGCCAAATGGTTACTCCTACACCGTGGTCAGCAAGATAGGCCTCATCAGTGATGAGGTGCTGAGCAGCAGCTGTGAGGTGCCGAAGAATGGGCTTCTGATGCCTCTGCTGAATGTGATCTACGTGAATGGCAACCACGCCTCTGAGGCTGATGTCTGGGAGTTCCTGAATGTTCTGGGCATCTATGATGGAAAGCAGCATGTAATCTTTGGGGATCCCAGGAAGCTCATCACGGAAGAGTGGGTGCAGCAGAATTACCTTGTGTATCGTCAGATTCCCGACAGCGATCCCCTGAGCTATGAGTTCCTATGGGGCTCAAGAGCCTACGCTGAAACCAGCAAGATGAAGGTGCTGGAGTTTTTGGCCAAGATCAGTAGTACCATCCCCAGTGCTTTCCCGTTCCATTATGCTGAAGCtttgggagaagagaagagatcCCGAGGCAGATCTCTAGTTAGGTCTCGTGGTGCTGCCAGGGCCACTGCCCGCTCCAGGGTCCCACCCAGAGATCCGTCCAGTGCCCAGTGA